Proteins encoded together in one Desulfovibrio sp. UCD-KL4C window:
- the flgC gene encoding flagellar basal body rod protein FlgC: protein MNFMTALELGASGLKAQREYLNVVSMNMANSRTTRTADGGPYRRKSVSMESTPLLSPFDTAMNSEMNQQLRGVTVRGIVSDTRPFKTVFEPNHPDADANGMVKYPDINVIEEMVNMITISRSYEANAQSVDSAKKMFNRALQIGQG, encoded by the coding sequence ATGAACTTCATGACAGCACTTGAACTGGGAGCCTCCGGGCTAAAGGCGCAAAGAGAATATCTTAACGTTGTATCTATGAATATGGCGAACTCCAGAACTACGCGCACCGCAGATGGCGGACCTTACCGCCGTAAAAGTGTTTCAATGGAGTCCACTCCTCTACTCTCTCCGTTTGATACTGCAATGAACAGCGAAATGAATCAGCAGCTGCGAGGCGTAACAGTCAGGGGCATAGTCTCCGATACCCGTCCGTTTAAGACAGTATTTGAACCGAACCATCCTGACGCCGATGCTAATGGAATGGTCAAATACCCTGACATCAACGTTATAGAAGAAATGGTTAACATGATCACAATAAGCAGATCTTACGAAGCCAACGCGCAATCTGTTGATTCAGCAAAAAAGATGTTCAATCGTGCACTTCAAATCGGTCAAGGTTGA
- the flgB gene encoding flagellar basal body rod protein FlgB, with translation MKGFFEDQIALTGKVMDLRLQRQNLVASNLANVNTPGYKEKTLEFEDSLQKALNKDARGKMTKTSKMHIPATFEANKFSGRTLSNFEPRVVHGENPVDLDKEMVTMTKNNLAYNALTQIIKKDFQGMQKVIQDGAR, from the coding sequence ATGAAAGGATTTTTTGAAGACCAAATAGCGTTAACAGGGAAGGTTATGGACCTGCGACTTCAGCGTCAAAATCTTGTCGCATCCAACCTAGCAAACGTTAATACCCCAGGATATAAGGAAAAGACTCTTGAATTTGAAGACAGCCTTCAAAAGGCACTCAATAAAGATGCCAGAGGTAAAATGACTAAAACCAGTAAAATGCATATCCCTGCTACTTTTGAAGCAAATAAATTCAGTGGAAGAACTCTTTCAAATTTTGAACCGAGAGTTGTTCACGGCGAAAATCCTGTAGATCTTGATAAAGAAATGGTCACCATGACTAAGAACAACTTAGCTTACAATGCATTGACACAAATAATCAAAAAAGATTTTCAGGGAATGCAAAAAGTCATTCAGGATGGAGCTAGATAA
- a CDS encoding tetratricopeptide repeat protein: protein MSHLDYEINKELGECYLFMGELDKAEDYYKKAVGSNGVHPDPYIGLATIAIQRGEYDSAMTLYSKAHNVEVTDKSFAGMGLIMMETNRQIEAFANFSEALTLNPSNMVALFGIIRIGHEADMVDQAVPFLENYLAIDPEKHEVRYSLAGCFICMDKKAEAVEQLEMILEIDPANVEAKELLAQI, encoded by the coding sequence ATGAGTCATTTAGATTATGAGATTAACAAGGAACTCGGTGAGTGTTATCTGTTTATGGGCGAACTGGATAAAGCTGAAGATTATTATAAGAAAGCTGTCGGATCTAACGGTGTTCATCCTGACCCTTATATCGGACTTGCTACTATTGCGATTCAGCGTGGTGAATATGATTCTGCCATGACTCTTTATAGTAAAGCGCATAATGTCGAAGTTACTGATAAGAGTTTTGCCGGTATGGGGCTCATTATGATGGAAACGAACAGGCAGATTGAAGCCTTTGCAAATTTTTCCGAGGCCTTGACGCTTAACCCAAGTAATATGGTTGCACTATTTGGTATAATCAGAATTGGACACGAGGCTGACATGGTTGACCAAGCAGTTCCATTTTTGGAAAACTATCTGGCGATTGATCCTGAAAAGCACGAAGTCCGCTACTCGCTTGCAGGTTGCTTTATTTGTATGGATAAGAAAGCAGAAGCTGTAGAACAGCTTGAAATGATTCTTGAAATTGATCCTGCAAATGTTGAAGCAAAAGAACTGCTGGCACAGATTTAA
- a CDS encoding IMP cyclohydrolase, translated as MDLLPIKRGILSVTDKSGLAEFASELVGFGVELISTGGTRKALQGAGLSVKSVSEVTGFPEIMGGRVKTLHPNVHGGVLADKDNPEHISTLDEHGIKTIDMICVNLYNFAKAVSEGQNLRDAVEQIDIGGPTMLRAAAKNFHSVLVVPSPVHYSRILDEMKQNGGKISLVLRKELAAETFALVSEYDSMIAKYLADHDA; from the coding sequence ATGGATTTGTTGCCTATAAAGCGCGGAATACTCAGTGTTACTGATAAATCCGGACTTGCAGAATTTGCGTCTGAATTGGTCGGTTTCGGTGTAGAACTTATAAGCACCGGTGGAACCAGGAAAGCTCTTCAGGGTGCTGGACTTTCTGTAAAATCAGTAAGCGAAGTTACCGGTTTCCCTGAAATAATGGGCGGACGTGTCAAAACTTTGCATCCTAATGTGCATGGTGGAGTGCTTGCTGATAAGGATAATCCTGAACACATATCTACTCTTGATGAACATGGAATCAAGACGATTGATATGATATGTGTAAATTTGTACAATTTTGCTAAGGCTGTCAGTGAAGGGCAGAATTTAAGGGACGCTGTTGAGCAGATCGACATCGGTGGTCCTACTATGCTCCGTGCTGCCGCAAAGAATTTTCATTCCGTTTTGGTTGTCCCTAGTCCCGTGCATTACTCACGAATTTTAGATGAAATGAAGCAGAATGGCGGCAAGATCTCTCTGGTACTTAGAAAAGAGCTTGCTGCAGAAACTTTTGCGCTTGTTTCTGAATATGATTCTATGATTGCCAAATATCTGGCAGACCACGACGCGTAA
- the hflX gene encoding GTPase HflX, with protein MILVGDPASIYIPELPRARQSEGRLRGLRLLHTHISGENLSEEDLMDMVFLRLDSVTVIVSDSHGDPDFVQYGYLLPPGSGEKAYEQLSPVRWDKADMDLPAQVKALEDEFSRADKTRNTADKRERAIVVSVSQDSKTVQDRSLDELVDLADTAGLKVEGRMIQRIRKVNPKFIMGKGKLAELEILALQADAEVVLFDQELSAAQMRNLATITERKVLDRTQLILDIFAQHATTKAGRLQVEMAQLKYMMPRLVGKNNAMSRLMGGIGGRGPGETKLEIDRRRVKDKLTKLGNELKKVSKQRGFTRDRRARAGVPVVSLVGYTNAGKSTLLNTLTNSVVLAEDKLFATLDPTSRRIRFPNDQELILTDTVGFIRELPKELREAFRATLEELDAADVLVHVADVSHPEVEEQIEAVEKIVSDMEMSEVPIILVLNKWDRISEDQREMIQNYYPQGIPASALDRKSLRPLVELILENLEKISKKVR; from the coding sequence ATGATTCTTGTCGGAGATCCTGCTTCGATTTATATTCCTGAATTGCCACGAGCCAGACAATCTGAAGGACGATTGCGCGGACTAAGGCTGCTTCATACTCATATTTCCGGGGAAAATCTTTCCGAAGAAGATCTCATGGATATGGTTTTTTTGCGGTTGGACAGCGTTACTGTAATTGTTTCAGATTCGCATGGCGATCCTGATTTTGTTCAATATGGCTATCTTCTTCCTCCCGGATCAGGCGAGAAGGCATATGAACAATTATCACCAGTTCGCTGGGATAAAGCTGATATGGATCTTCCAGCGCAGGTAAAAGCTCTTGAAGATGAATTCAGCCGTGCTGATAAAACTCGTAATACTGCTGATAAGCGTGAGCGGGCAATTGTTGTTAGCGTTTCACAGGACTCTAAAACCGTACAGGATCGTTCTCTTGATGAGCTTGTGGATCTTGCTGATACAGCTGGCCTTAAAGTCGAAGGAAGAATGATCCAGCGTATTCGTAAAGTTAACCCCAAATTTATTATGGGTAAGGGAAAGCTTGCAGAACTCGAAATTTTAGCCCTGCAGGCTGACGCAGAAGTTGTTTTGTTTGATCAGGAACTTTCTGCCGCACAAATGCGTAACCTTGCCACTATCACCGAGCGCAAAGTTTTGGATCGCACACAATTGATTCTTGATATTTTTGCTCAGCACGCCACGACGAAAGCTGGAAGGCTACAGGTTGAAATGGCACAGCTTAAGTATATGATGCCTCGCCTTGTCGGAAAAAATAATGCCATGTCCCGTTTAATGGGTGGTATTGGTGGACGAGGTCCCGGTGAAACAAAGCTTGAAATTGATCGCCGCCGAGTGAAAGATAAACTGACAAAACTTGGCAATGAACTGAAGAAAGTCAGCAAGCAAAGAGGGTTCACCCGTGACCGCCGCGCCAGAGCAGGGGTTCCGGTTGTTTCACTCGTTGGTTATACTAATGCAGGAAAATCCACGTTGCTCAATACTTTGACAAACAGTGTGGTACTTGCGGAAGATAAACTTTTTGCAACTCTTGACCCTACAAGCCGACGTATCCGTTTTCCTAATGATCAGGAACTTATTCTTACTGATACTGTTGGTTTCATTCGTGAGCTTCCTAAAGAATTGAGAGAAGCTTTCAGGGCTACTTTGGAAGAACTTGATGCGGCAGATGTTCTGGTACACGTTGCAGATGTATCCCATCCTGAAGTGGAAGAGCAGATTGAAGCAGTAGAAAAGATTGTTTCAGATATGGAAATGAGTGAAGTTCCAATAATCCTTGTTCTAAATAAATGGGACAGAATTAGTGAAGATCAGCGTGAAATGATACAGAATTATTATCCTCAAGGAATTCCTGCAAGCGCACTTGATCGCAAGTCTTTACGGCCATTGGTTGAACTTATTCTTGAAAATCTTGAAAAAATATCAAAAAAAGTCAGATAA